GGCCGTCGTGGCATCGCTGCGGAGGTTCTTGCGCCAACCCTTGTCGGAGGTTAGGGTGAGGCGGCGTGAGGGGGCGAGTTGGCCGCCCTCGGTGAGGGTGACAGCGGCGGGTCGGTCGAGTCGGAAAGGCTCAGCAGGCGGCAGGAAGAGTTGGCCGTGGCTGAAGGGTGAGGCCACGGTGGGCGACCCGTCAGGGTGACCGACGCGCACCCAGGATTGGGCGCCGTAGGTGATGCGCATGCCCTCGTAGAGGTCGCGGACGGTGTGCTCGAAGTAGAGCAGGTACCAACCGTCGGTGGTTGGGGTGAACGAGGCCGTGTAACAGCTGTCGGTGGGGGCCTTCTCGAGTGGGATACGCGTGCCGTCGGGGGCGAGGAGGGTGAGGCGACAGTTGGCGATGTCCGAAAACCAGCGGTCGGCGGGGGAGATCATCCTCAAGGAGAACTCACCGAAGAAGATGCGGACGGTTTGCGGTTGTCCGATGTGCCCCTCGAAGGGTGTATCGATCCACATCGTGTGCGCCTTCGTGACGGCGGGGAGGAGGAGCAGGAGGGCCAGCAGCGCGGCCAGTGAAAGGTTGTGCAGTCTCTTGTTCATTGCGGTTTATGGGGTTGATGTTTCGACTGCAAAGGACGCACTGTGGCTGCTTCTGGGCAATCCCGATTGGTGGGGAGAGTAGAGGGTAGAGGGTGGAGAGTAGAGGGTGGAGGCGGGGGCTGTACTTTTGCGGTCGGAAGAATTTGATCAGCATAGCAATCCGTATGACTCACACCCAAGAAAGCCTCTCGTCGCTTTGCGATTTCATCGCCGAATACGCCTCACACCTGATGGCGGCGGGGGTACACACGTCGCGTGTCATGCGCAACTCGAAGCGCATCGGCAGCTCTTTTGAGGCGGACGTGAAGATGAGCATCCTTCACAAACACATCATTCTGACAGTGATCGACCGCACCACCTCGGAGCAAAGCAACCGGGTGGTGGAGGTGCCCCCGCACCCGATCAGCTTCGAGCACAACGCCTCCTTGAGTGCCCTGAGTTGGGCCGCGGCGGACCGCCACCTATCGCTCGATGAGCTGTGGGCGGAGTACACACGCATCGTCTCGGCGCCCATGATCCATCCGCTGTTTGTGCTGCTGTTGGTGGGCTTTGCCAACGCCTCGTTCTGCCGACTCTTCGGCGGTGATGCGGTCTCGATGGGCATCGTCTTCTCGTCCACCTTGACCGGCTTCTACCTCAAGCAACGGATGCAACAGCGGGGCATCAACCCCTATGTCACCTTCATTGTCTCCGCCTTCGTGGCCTCGCTCTGTGCCTCCACGTCGCTCATCTTCAGCACCACGTCTGACATCGCCCTGGCCACAAGCGTGCTCTACTTGGTGCCGGGCGTACCGCTCATCAATGGCGTGATCGACGTCGTCGAGGGGCACGTCCTGACGGGCTTCGCACGCCTCACAGAGGCCGCGCTGCTGATCGTCAACATCGCCATCGGACTCTCTTTCACCCTGCTTTTAGTCAAGAGTAGCCTGCTGTGAATATGCTGACGATCACCCTCGACATCCTCTCCGACGCCCTCTTTGCAGCCGTGGCCGGCATCGGCTTCGGGGCCATCTCCGATCCGCCCCTGAAGGCCTTCAAAATGATTGCCCTGCTGGCCGCGGTGGGCCATACGTGTCGCTTCTGCCTGATGACCTATGCGGGGATAGACATCGCCACAGCCTCACTGGCGGCGGCGTTCCTCATTGGCTTCGGCAGTCTGTGGCTTGGCAAGAAGGTCTACTGCCCCATGACGGTGCTCTACATCCCCGCCCTGCTGCCGATGATCCCCGGACGATACGCTTACAACATGGTCTTCTCGCTCATCATGTGCCTCCAGCGGGTTAACGATCCCGAAGGACTCAGGCGCTACATGGAGATGTTCTTCTCCAATGGGATGATCACCGTCACGGTCATCTTCTTGCTGGCCGTCGGCGCCACCTTCCCCATGTTCCTCTTCCCCGGTCGAGCCTTCTCCTTAACGCGCCATTGAAGCCTTATGGAAACATTCTGGCGCACGATAGCCTATTACAATGCCTCCACTTGGGCCGGTCAGCTGATCCTTATCCTTGTGGGTATCTGCCTGACGGTGCTGCTGGTACGGCGTCCCGCCCCGTGGGTCAAGTGGGCGATGAAGGTCTACTTGGCCGCGATCTATCTGTGGGTGGCCGTGGTCTACTACTTTGTCTGCTGCCGCGAGCGTGACTATAACGAGGTGATGGCGCTTTACTGGGCGCTATTGGCGGCCATCTGGGTGTGGGATCTGGCCACGGGCTACACCACCTTCGAGCGGTCGCGCAAATATGACCTTGTGGCCTGCGTGCTGCTGACCATGTCCTTCGTCTATCCGCTGATTTCGCTGGCGCGCGGGCTCACCTTCCCGATGGTCACCTCGCCCGTGATGCCTTGCTCCGTGTCGGTCTTCACCATCGGACTGCTACTCTTCTTCGTCCGTCGGGTGAACCTCTTTCTTGTGTTGCTGCTCTGTCACTGGGCCCTGATCGGGTTGACGAAGGCCGGATCTTTTCATATCCCCGAGGACTTTGTGCTGGTGGCCACAGCCATCCCGGGGCTGTATCTCTTCTTCAAGGAGCGCTACCTGACCGACCCCTATCGAGCCACCAAGCCAGATGCGAAATACATCAACGCCCTACTCATCGCCGTCTGCATCGGTCTGGCCACGCTACTGCTGGTCACGATGGCGAATGCCTTCTTCTTGTAGCAGTGTATAGGCGGAAACGAGAAAGATCCGGTGGCGTAAGAGGGGGAAAATCCCTACGCCATCGGATCTTTGGTGTTGCCTCTCCGATAGATGTTGGTGATGTCAGTAGCCAATGGTGAAGCGGGTGCGGTGATGTGCGGGGTGCTCGAGCTCATCGACGAGGGCGGCTGCGTAATCGCGTACGGAGATGTGACTCTTGCCCGTAGCGTCCACGATCAAGTCGTCCTGGCCAAGGCGATACTTACCCGTCTTGCTCCCCTCAGCGTCGAACTCACCGGCGGGAGAAAAGAAGACCCAGTCGATGTCCGTTTCACGGGTGAGCGTGTTCAGGTAGAAGTCGCCGAGGGGGCGCACACCATCCATGATCTCGGCAGGGATGGCGCCGGAGTCCACCACGCGCAGCCCCGGCTTAACGAAGAGGGTACCAGCGCCGCCGACAATGATCAGTTGGGGCACACCGCTCCGCTTCGCTGCTTCGAGGATGCGCGGATAGTTCGTCTCGATCAGCCGTTTGATGTCGGGGTTAGCCCATCCGGGATTGTAGGCTGAGATAATGGCGTCCTTGCCACGTGCTAGGTCGGCCACCTTCTCCACATCGGCTACGTCAGCTTCTGCTGCCTCTACTTGGGAGCTCTTAGAGAGCTTGGCAGCGTTACGTACGACCGCCGTCACGTGGTGGCCGCGCTCTACCAGTTCGTTGAGGACGGCCGATCCAACGAATCCCGTCGCTCCGATTAAAATCACATTTGCCATAATCTGGTTATCCTTTCTCTTTTTATAGGGTTACTGTGTCTGAGCCTCTGATTGGCGGTGCGAAGCCGTCTCTCTTTGACGAAGCAAAGGTGCCCGTGTTCGTCGGGCTGTGAAAGAAGGAACCGGAGGGTGCGTCAGTTTCTGGGAGGTAAGAATTGGGGCGGAATCAGCGGGGCAGTTTGGAAGATTAACCGAGATTAACGAGGGGGCTTGGCGCCGACTGTTTGCGCCTCTACCTTTGTCCGCCCATAGTATCCACCAAACGTATGATCGACATTAAAACGAATTACCCCAATTGTCCCATCCGGCATGTCATTAGTCGCTTCGGCGACAAATGGTCTATCCTCGTTCTTTGGACGTTGCACGACTGCCCGGGGGGCGTACTGCGCTTCAGCGAATTGGGCCGGAGCATGGCCGACTGCTCGCAAAAAATGCTCACAGCGACGCTCAAGAACTTGGAGCGCAGCCGCCTGATTCGTCGTGTGGTTTATCCCGAGGTGCCACCCCGGGTAGAGTATTCGCTTACGGAGACTGGGCGCTCGCTTATTCCGGTGCTGGCGACGCTGATCGAGTGGGCCGAGCGACACTTTGACGAGGTGACCGGCGCGGTGTCGTAAAACGAACAGCACCGCGGGCTTACCGTCGTCCCGAGGGCAGAGAAAAAGGGTATCCCTCTCCAGAAAAGGAGGTGGATACCCTTTTTACGTTTCCGCCAGCAGGAATAGGGCGCGTCGATGGGTCAGAAGCGCGAGCTGGCTCCGCCTCCGCCGCTCGAACCGCCGCCCCAGGAGCCTCCGCCCCCGCCACTGCTTCCGCCGCCAAACGAGAAGCCTCCGCCTAAGCCGCCACCGAACGAGCTGCCGCTGCTTGAGCCGCCGCTCCACCTGTCCGGCGTCCGCTTAAAGACTTTCTCGACCTTCACCTGTCCGCAATTGCGACAGACATAATGGTAGACCTTGAGTGTGCCGTTCGTTCTCGGCTTCTTGATCGGGTAGCCCTTCTCCTGATAGAAGCGACCGACAGCGCTGCAGCCTTCGCACCGTATCTGGGGCCTCAATTGTTTCCGGAGAATGAGCTTGAGCAGGAAGTAGAGCAGCGCTATCGGCGTTTGGCAGAGGAATAGGCCGGAAAAGACCGCGGCGATGTTATGCCCCCAAGCGATCTGCTTAAACTCGGAGAAGTCTTTGACCGTCCGGGCGGCACGCCACTGTTTGCGGAGCATCCCACCGAAGCCGAGCAGCCCGAGCGCCCACCAGATGGAGCAGACAAAGGCCGCGAGGGTGTTGCTTTTCTTCTCCTCCTCCGCCTCGAGGGTCGATTCGTTGCTGAGTGCCTTGCGCACCTCCTCGAGGCCAGCCCGGAGTCCTTCGCCATACCGGCCCTCCTTCATGGGCGGGATCATGCGACGCTTCTGGATCAGCATGCAGAGGCCGTCGGGCAGTTCGCCCTCGAGACCATAGCCGGTCTCGAAAGTGATCTCGCGGAGGTCTTCACGGGTCACGAGCTGGATCAAGAGGCCACGGTTCGTCTCCTTGTCACCTATGCCCCAGGTGTTGAAAAGTTCGTTGGCAAATTCGCGGGCTGAGCTGTACTTCTCCACGTCATAGGCCGGGATGACGACGATGGCGATCTCCACCGAGAGCGAATCGCGGAGCTGACCGAGGCGGCGGTTGAGGGCGGCCTCGTCGTCGTCGGGGATGGCGTCGTTGGGGTCGGAGACGAAGCGCGTACTGTCGATGAGTTGCACGTTCGGCACGTCTTCCACGCTGTAAACGTCTCTCGTCTGCGCCGATAGGCCGACGGAGAGCCAGCTCACGATCCAGACAACGAGCCCCTGGTATAGCCTTCTCGCGGTCATCTCTTTGCGGCGTTAGAAGCTGACGTTGGGCGCTTTCTCCGACTCCTTGTCGGCCTCAAAATAGGCGCGGCGTTGGAAGCCAAAGGCTTGCGCAAAGAAGTTGTTGGGGAAGTGGCGGATGTAGCCGTTGTAAACGTTCACCAATTCGTTGAACCGTTTTCTCTCCACCGCAATGCGGTTTTCGGTTCCCTCGAGCTGGGACTGGAGCATGAGGAAGTTCTCGTTCGCCTTCAGCTCCGGGTAGCTCTCCGATACCGCCATGAGGCGACCTAAGGCGGAGGAGAGTTCGCCCTGCGCTGCGGAAAAGCGCTTCAGCGCGGCCTCGTCGAGGTGATTGGGGTCGACGGTGATCTGGGTGGCCTTGGCGCGCGCCTCAATGACGGCGGTGAGCGTAGCCTGCTCGTGTGCCGCATAACCTTTGACCGTGTTGACGAGGTTGGGGATCAGATCCGCGCGCCGTTGGTACTGGTTTTCGACCTGTCCCCAGGCGCCTTGCACGTTCTCGTCGAGCTGAACCATTCTGTTGTAAGTACCCGCGAAAAAAGCGTAGAGCCCGATGAGCACTACGGCCACGATGGCGATCCGAAAGGCGGGCTTACGGATGATGGATGAAGATTTTGTTTCCATTTCTTTAAGCTATTAGTGGTTGAGATGTTGTTTTATCGGCCTCAAAGATACACTCTTTGAGACGATTCCCCGCGTCGCGGCCATTCGCTCCGAGCCGCGTGTAGGGGGTAAAAAACAATCGGCCACTCCCTCCGCCCGATGAGGGGCGGTTTCGGGAGCGACCGATCCAAATAGGACAAATCAGTACGCTAAGTCTCTATCCCTGTTTATTTAGCTGCGTCGCGGAGCAGGGCCACCAGTCGGGCGGCGTGATCGTCGGCCTTGCGGTCAAACTCCTTGGCCTGTTCCGGATCATTGCGGAACGCATAGGAGAATCCGTAGGTGATGACCGCCGGATCGACGAGCGTCATGCCGGTCAAGCTGACCGTAGCCTGCGTGGCGGGCATGAGCACGTCTTCCAGTCCGCCGTTGGGTCGGCCTTCGCGGGCGTAGAACTCGGCCGTGGCGCCGGTGGTGACGGATAGGATGAGCTTTTTACCTTGCAGCGCCTTGCCATTCGTGCCGTGCGAGAAGCCGTGAGTAAATACCTCTTCCTCCCAGCGCTGCAGCAGCGACGGTTTGGCGTACCAAAAGAGGGGGAATTGCCAGACGATCACGTCGGCGTCGACCACCTTCTTCTGTTCCGCCGCCGTGTCGATGCGGAAGTCGGGATAATGCTCGCTCAGCGAGTCAATAGTCACTTCAGGCAGCTCTCGCTTCACCACCTCAAGGATGCGACGGTTCACCACGGAGCCGTGCTGGATGTCGGTATGTCCCGACACGATCAATACTTTCTTCATACTTGTTTAGTAAATAGTTATGGGGCTTCGCCCCGGTAGTTATGCGCCTCTGGCGCGGTAGTTAAGCGTAGTCAGAAGGCTACGCCTCGGGTAGGCACGCACCGTCGGCACAGTGATTTCGAACCGCCTCCGAACGGCGCGAGGGATTGACGCGTCAAGACGTGCATCTTTCGGCCTGATACCTCAAAAAATCGTCGCCGATCACTCTCGGTCGGCCCTTTCTGCCCACAAAAGTAGGCCGAAGCGTCGTATCCATCGGCGGGTATTCTGTATCCTTATTCTCTTTTATGGTTTACTCGGCAGAATAGGTCTGAACCGTTCGTGCTATATCTTCCGCCTCCTATCTTTCCGCCAAAAAATCCTTCCTTTTTTCGTTCTTCTTATCAATGAATCTCCCCTTCTCCTAAACGTAATCCCACGCCAACCCTTCAAATCCGATTTTTCTGCCGGCAGGGTAGGGGCGTATTGCATACGCCCTACCAAACGCCCTGCAAAGGGCGTGGGGGTAGACGATAAACGCATATGGGGCGTATGCAATACGCCCCTACCTAGGTCCCTATCTGATAACCGATTAAACATGGAGAAATGAAATACGTATTCGTCTCTGATTGTCGGAGACAATAGGTAATACCTACCCAAGAAAACCTTATCTTTTTCCGGAAATGTAGGGGCGTATTGCATACGCCCTACCAAACGCCCTGCAAAGGGCGAATGGGTAGACGTTGAATCTATATGGGGCGTATTCAATACGCCCCTACCCGGGTACCTATCTAATAATCGATTATACATGAAGAAATGAAATACGTATTAATCTCTCACTGTCCGAGACAATAGGAAACACCTATCCAAGGAATCTGCCATTGTCTGAGGCATGGCGAAAAGGGACACGTATTCAGCTCTGATTGTCCGAGACAATGGGAAATACCTGGCCGAGGAATCCTCGGTTGTCTCTATCCATAATAACCCGCAAGACTTGGGAGTTAACGTTGTCCGAGACAATAGTAACCCTCAATTTTTAGACGGAACGTTCGTCTGCGCGATCATAGTTTCGAAAGTTGGGAGTGAACGTTGTCTCAAGCAATCATAGCTCATAAGGTTCGGAGTGAATGTTGCTCAGAAAAATCATAGCTCGCAACGTTAGGTGTGAATATTGCCTGAGGCAATCGTAGCTCGGTGGGGGTGGAGGTTAACGTTGTCCGTGACAATCAGAGGTGGATGGGCTTGGAAGTGAATAAAAAGCGTTACATTTGCGGAGTGAATGAGGAGGTAAATACGAAAACCATAAACATCCTTAGATAATGGCACGAGAGAGGCTCTACATGCGCCGCTGGAACTACGAGCGCGATCAGGAAGTCCCCGAAGAAAAGCGACGACGGCGCACGGGTGGACGAACCCTTGCCGTGCGGCCACAGTTTCCGCTGGATGAGATCTATATCACGCTCTTTTTCGAGCGACGCGTCTACGCGCCTGACGGTACCATCCACTACGAACCCATCCCTCAGCGCGCGGCGGATACAGGCGTAGAGCTGCTCGACGATCTCCGGCGGATGCTGAGCG
The sequence above is drawn from the Tannerella serpentiformis genome and encodes:
- a CDS encoding TPM domain-containing protein — encoded protein: MTARRLYQGLVVWIVSWLSVGLSAQTRDVYSVEDVPNVQLIDSTRFVSDPNDAIPDDDEAALNRRLGQLRDSLSVEIAIVVIPAYDVEKYSSAREFANELFNTWGIGDKETNRGLLIQLVTREDLREITFETGYGLEGELPDGLCMLIQKRRMIPPMKEGRYGEGLRAGLEEVRKALSNESTLEAEEEKKSNTLAAFVCSIWWALGLLGFGGMLRKQWRAARTVKDFSEFKQIAWGHNIAAVFSGLFLCQTPIALLYFLLKLILRKQLRPQIRCEGCSAVGRFYQEKGYPIKKPRTNGTLKVYHYVCRNCGQVKVEKVFKRTPDRWSGGSSSGSSFGGGLGGGFSFGGGSSGGGGGSWGGGSSGGGGASSRF
- a CDS encoding DUF6064 family protein encodes the protein METFWRTIAYYNASTWAGQLILILVGICLTVLLVRRPAPWVKWAMKVYLAAIYLWVAVVYYFVCCRERDYNEVMALYWALLAAIWVWDLATGYTTFERSRKYDLVACVLLTMSFVYPLISLARGLTFPMVTSPVMPCSVSVFTIGLLLFFVRRVNLFLVLLLCHWALIGLTKAGSFHIPEDFVLVATAIPGLYLFFKERYLTDPYRATKPDAKYINALLIAVCIGLATLLLVTMANAFFL
- a CDS encoding NAD(P)H-dependent oxidoreductase yields the protein MKKVLIVSGHTDIQHGSVVNRRILEVVKRELPEVTIDSLSEHYPDFRIDTAAEQKKVVDADVIVWQFPLFWYAKPSLLQRWEEEVFTHGFSHGTNGKALQGKKLILSVTTGATAEFYAREGRPNGGLEDVLMPATQATVSLTGMTLVDPAVITYGFSYAFRNDPEQAKEFDRKADDHAARLVALLRDAAK
- a CDS encoding LemA family protein; this encodes METKSSSIIRKPAFRIAIVAVVLIGLYAFFAGTYNRMVQLDENVQGAWGQVENQYQRRADLIPNLVNTVKGYAAHEQATLTAVIEARAKATQITVDPNHLDEAALKRFSAAQGELSSALGRLMAVSESYPELKANENFLMLQSQLEGTENRIAVERKRFNELVNVYNGYIRHFPNNFFAQAFGFQRRAYFEADKESEKAPNVSF
- a CDS encoding threonine/serine exporter family protein; the encoded protein is MLTITLDILSDALFAAVAGIGFGAISDPPLKAFKMIALLAAVGHTCRFCLMTYAGIDIATASLAAAFLIGFGSLWLGKKVYCPMTVLYIPALLPMIPGRYAYNMVFSLIMCLQRVNDPEGLRRYMEMFFSNGMITVTVIFLLAVGATFPMFLFPGRAFSLTRH
- a CDS encoding NAD(P)-dependent oxidoreductase; translation: MANVILIGATGFVGSAVLNELVERGHHVTAVVRNAAKLSKSSQVEAAEADVADVEKVADLARGKDAIISAYNPGWANPDIKRLIETNYPRILEAAKRSGVPQLIIVGGAGTLFVKPGLRVVDSGAIPAEIMDGVRPLGDFYLNTLTRETDIDWVFFSPAGEFDAEGSKTGKYRLGQDDLIVDATGKSHISVRDYAAALVDELEHPAHHRTRFTIGY
- a CDS encoding threonine/serine exporter family protein — protein: MTHTQESLSSLCDFIAEYASHLMAAGVHTSRVMRNSKRIGSSFEADVKMSILHKHIILTVIDRTTSEQSNRVVEVPPHPISFEHNASLSALSWAAADRHLSLDELWAEYTRIVSAPMIHPLFVLLLVGFANASFCRLFGGDAVSMGIVFSSTLTGFYLKQRMQQRGINPYVTFIVSAFVASLCASTSLIFSTTSDIALATSVLYLVPGVPLINGVIDVVEGHVLTGFARLTEAALLIVNIAIGLSFTLLLVKSSLL
- a CDS encoding winged helix-turn-helix transcriptional regulator; the protein is MIDIKTNYPNCPIRHVISRFGDKWSILVLWTLHDCPGGVLRFSELGRSMADCSQKMLTATLKNLERSRLIRRVVYPEVPPRVEYSLTETGRSLIPVLATLIEWAERHFDEVTGAVS